One genomic window of Actinoplanes lobatus includes the following:
- a CDS encoding S1C family serine protease encodes MTDGWNWRRPPTPPAHGTPQSTTPGRSSEPEPGSPWWSGTATDPWRDPYAPSAVVLPTPPSGGGVPEPVTDPDAPRRSYAPIIVICLVTALLAGGIGGTLGFVFAVRGGYAASGGTQLGASGQQIPENTQRAPESLAGVAERVMPSVVTVRVTGAIGSGFVVSTDGYVITNDHVVEGADESLSVSFSDGSTAPAKLIGRDPESDVAVIKVAKSGLTPVSLGNSDDIAVGDPVLAFGSPLALVNTVTQGIVSALDRPIQAGEEGGTTRYYAAIQTDAAVNQGNSGGPLVDAGGQVVGVNSVIRSVGGADTEAGNIGLAFAIPINQAKRVAEDIIDTGKARRTVIGAEVMTGETAAGARLRGVEQAGPAATAGLRAGDVITKLDGHPLEEGTDLIALVRKYAPGSTVAVEYRRGTKTASVSVTLAADTN; translated from the coding sequence GTGACCGACGGCTGGAACTGGCGCCGGCCACCGACGCCGCCTGCCCACGGCACCCCGCAGTCCACGACTCCCGGCCGGTCCTCGGAGCCGGAGCCAGGCTCGCCCTGGTGGTCCGGCACGGCGACGGACCCGTGGCGTGATCCGTACGCTCCGTCAGCGGTGGTCCTGCCCACCCCGCCGTCCGGTGGAGGGGTCCCGGAGCCGGTCACCGATCCCGACGCGCCCCGCCGGTCGTATGCCCCGATCATCGTGATCTGCCTGGTCACCGCTCTGTTGGCGGGTGGCATCGGCGGCACGCTCGGGTTCGTCTTCGCGGTCCGCGGCGGGTATGCCGCGAGCGGCGGGACCCAGCTCGGCGCGTCCGGCCAGCAGATCCCGGAGAATACGCAGCGTGCACCCGAGTCGCTCGCCGGCGTGGCCGAGCGGGTCATGCCGAGCGTCGTCACGGTCCGGGTCACCGGGGCGATCGGTTCCGGTTTCGTGGTGTCCACGGACGGCTACGTGATCACCAACGACCACGTGGTCGAGGGCGCCGACGAGAGCCTGTCGGTCTCCTTCAGCGACGGCTCCACGGCCCCCGCGAAACTGATCGGCCGCGACCCGGAGTCCGATGTCGCAGTGATCAAAGTCGCAAAGAGCGGGCTCACGCCGGTCTCGCTCGGCAACTCCGACGACATCGCGGTCGGCGACCCGGTGCTCGCCTTCGGTTCGCCGCTCGCGCTCGTCAACACGGTCACCCAGGGCATCGTGAGCGCCCTGGACCGGCCCATCCAGGCCGGCGAGGAGGGCGGCACCACCCGCTACTACGCGGCCATCCAGACCGACGCCGCGGTCAACCAGGGCAACTCCGGCGGGCCGCTGGTCGACGCGGGCGGCCAGGTGGTCGGGGTCAACTCGGTGATCCGCTCGGTCGGTGGCGCCGACACCGAGGCCGGCAACATCGGCCTCGCCTTCGCCATCCCGATCAATCAGGCCAAACGGGTGGCCGAGGACATCATCGACACCGGGAAGGCCCGGCGGACCGTCATCGGCGCCGAGGTGATGACCGGCGAGACGGCGGCCGGCGCCCGGCTGCGCGGGGTGGAGCAGGCCGGCCCGGCGGCGACGGCCGGTCTGCGTGCCGGCGACGTCATCACCAAGCTCGACGGGCATCCGCTCGAGGAGGGCACCGACCTGATCGCGCTGGTCCGCAAGTACGCGCCCGGCTCCACGGTCGCGGTCGAGTACCGCCGCGGCACCAAGACCGCGTCCGTGTCGGTGACCCTCGCCGCGGACACCAACTGA
- a CDS encoding O-methyltransferase encodes MQTARALAHELGLPCVSPGAGSVLRLLAAAGSAKAVVEIGTGTGVSGIWLLRGMRPDGVLTTIDVEHEHQRIARRIFLEAGYASSRTRIISGRALNVLPRLADGVYDLIFVDADTTEFAACTEAALRLLRPGGVLIVNGAHAGGRISDPSARDVDTLTIRETVKAIRESEDWIPAVIPLGAGLLTAVKR; translated from the coding sequence CTGCAGACCGCGCGTGCCCTGGCACACGAGCTCGGCCTGCCCTGTGTCTCCCCCGGCGCCGGCTCCGTGCTGCGCCTGCTGGCCGCGGCGGGCAGCGCCAAGGCGGTGGTCGAGATCGGCACCGGTACGGGTGTGAGCGGCATCTGGCTGCTCCGTGGCATGCGCCCGGACGGGGTGCTCACCACCATCGACGTCGAGCACGAGCACCAGCGGATCGCCCGGCGGATCTTCCTGGAGGCGGGGTACGCGTCCTCCCGTACCCGGATCATCAGCGGCCGTGCCCTGAACGTGCTGCCCCGGCTGGCCGACGGCGTCTACGACCTGATCTTCGTGGACGCCGACACCACCGAGTTCGCCGCCTGCACCGAGGCCGCCCTGCGCCTGCTCCGGCCGGGCGGGGTGCTGATCGTGAACGGGGCGCACGCGGGCGGGCGGATCAGCGACCCGTCCGCCCGGGACGTGGACACCCTGACCATCCGGGAGACGGTCAAGGCGATCCGTGAGTCCGAGGACTGGATCCCCGCGGTGATCCCCTTAGGCGCCGGTCTGCTGACCGCTGTCAAGCGCTGA